In Acidobacteriota bacterium, one DNA window encodes the following:
- a CDS encoding glycosyltransferase, with the protein MRRRSVRLVFFGLSLTSSWGNGHATTYRGLLGGLRRRGHELTFFEKDFEWYAQHRDLPQPPQARLQLYQHWTEVRPVALRAARAADAVIVGSYFPDAIPLLDELLAHQTTLTCFYDIDTPVTLEGLRAGSCRYLRADQIAALDLYLSFTGGPVLEELQRLWHARCVRPLYCACDEREYRKAQRPLHPVATLSFLGTYAADRQAKFERLLLGPARCSPGQKFRVAGSMYPEAELWPANVQYQSHLAPGRHTEFYGTSRFTLNLTRQAMVEAGYSPSVRLFEAAAAATPIISDPWPGLAEFFEPGREILIARSTPEMLAILDQVTAPEAAAMGRAAQEHVLTTHTCGQRAQELETYLAEAAAHTLPVFSPEQFRRCTPKNP; encoded by the coding sequence CTGCGGAGGCGTAGCGTGCGGCTGGTATTCTTTGGCCTGTCGCTGACCTCGTCGTGGGGCAACGGACACGCCACCACCTATCGCGGACTGCTGGGCGGTTTACGGCGGCGCGGTCACGAGCTGACGTTCTTCGAAAAAGACTTCGAATGGTATGCGCAGCATCGCGACCTGCCGCAGCCGCCGCAGGCGAGATTGCAGCTTTACCAGCACTGGACCGAGGTGCGACCGGTGGCCCTACGGGCCGCGCGCGCAGCGGATGCGGTGATTGTGGGTAGCTACTTTCCGGACGCGATTCCCCTGCTGGATGAGCTGCTCGCCCACCAGACGACGCTGACCTGCTTCTACGACATTGACACACCGGTAACGCTCGAAGGACTACGGGCGGGCAGTTGCCGTTACCTGCGCGCGGACCAGATCGCGGCGCTGGATCTCTACCTGAGTTTTACGGGGGGGCCGGTGCTGGAGGAGCTCCAGCGGCTTTGGCATGCGCGGTGCGTGCGGCCCCTGTATTGCGCGTGTGACGAAAGAGAGTACCGCAAGGCGCAACGGCCGCTGCATCCTGTAGCAACTCTCAGCTTTCTGGGAACGTATGCCGCGGACCGACAGGCGAAGTTCGAACGGCTGCTGCTGGGACCGGCGCGGTGCAGTCCGGGACAGAAGTTCCGCGTAGCCGGATCCATGTATCCAGAAGCGGAGCTTTGGCCGGCGAACGTCCAATACCAAAGCCACCTGGCGCCGGGGCGCCATACGGAGTTTTATGGCACGTCGCGCTTCACACTGAATCTGACCCGGCAAGCGATGGTGGAAGCGGGCTATTCGCCTTCGGTGCGGCTATTCGAAGCGGCGGCGGCGGCGACGCCGATCATTTCGGATCCCTGGCCCGGGCTGGCTGAATTTTTTGAACCCGGGCGGGAAATCCTCATCGCCAGGAGCACCCCCGAGATGCTAGCGATTCTGGACCAAGTAACGGCCCCAGAAGCAGCAGCCATGGGCCGCGCAGCACAAGAGCATGTGCTTACCACTCACACCTGCGGACAACGCGCGCAAGAGCTGGAAACATACCTGGCGGAAGCGGCAGCGCACACCCTCCCGGTGTTCAGCCCGGAGCAGTTCAGGCGTTGTACGCCGAAGAATCCCTGA
- a CDS encoding glycosyltransferase produces the protein MRIRYFAHSWLSDWNHGNAHFLRGLASALVGRGHEVRLYEPMPGPRGGWSLAHLLEEPKGAQAVQQMRETFPDLDVRLFGPGGSGTPLSRRYGLPWVQDWREELREAEVVIVHEWNEPELFTWLLGERRRYGFRTLLHDTHHRAWSEPALLDRLPLRELDGVIAFGESVRQLYEKDGRARRSYTLQEGADVVHFRTRGGTEAVDDVVWLGNWGDEERTRELEEFLFQPVREAQAKTKIYGVRYPVEARARLQQTGISYGGYLANLDAPAAYARARVTMHIPRGPYAGALPGIPTIRVFEALASGMALLSAPWTDSETLFTAGKDYWPVRNRVEAAALLVQLLSRPKQRKELGRQGAATVAARHTCGHRAQELEAICHDLG, from the coding sequence ATGCGGATCCGCTACTTTGCACACTCGTGGCTGTCGGACTGGAACCATGGCAATGCCCATTTTCTGCGCGGGCTGGCGAGCGCGCTGGTGGGGCGAGGGCATGAGGTGAGGTTGTATGAACCGATGCCAGGGCCACGTGGCGGCTGGTCCTTAGCCCATCTACTGGAGGAGCCGAAGGGGGCGCAAGCGGTGCAACAGATGCGGGAGACGTTTCCCGACCTAGATGTAAGGCTCTTTGGGCCGGGTGGTAGCGGCACGCCGTTGAGCCGCCGCTACGGGCTGCCGTGGGTACAGGACTGGCGAGAGGAGCTTCGCGAGGCGGAGGTCGTGATCGTTCACGAGTGGAACGAACCGGAATTGTTCACCTGGTTGCTGGGCGAGCGGCGGCGGTACGGGTTTCGTACCCTGCTGCACGATACGCACCACCGGGCCTGGAGCGAGCCGGCGCTACTCGACCGGCTGCCGCTGCGGGAACTGGACGGAGTAATTGCGTTTGGGGAAAGTGTGCGGCAGCTCTATGAGAAGGACGGGCGGGCGCGGCGCAGCTACACGCTGCAGGAAGGGGCGGACGTCGTTCACTTTCGGACGCGTGGAGGGACGGAAGCAGTGGACGACGTGGTCTGGCTCGGCAACTGGGGAGATGAGGAGCGGACGCGTGAGCTGGAGGAGTTTCTGTTCCAGCCAGTGAGAGAGGCGCAGGCCAAGACGAAAATATACGGGGTACGGTATCCGGTAGAGGCGCGCGCGCGGCTGCAGCAGACGGGAATCAGCTACGGTGGGTATCTGGCCAATCTGGACGCGCCGGCCGCGTATGCGCGAGCGCGGGTGACGATGCACATTCCCCGCGGTCCGTATGCGGGTGCGCTGCCGGGAATCCCGACGATTCGCGTCTTTGAGGCGCTGGCGAGCGGGATGGCGCTGCTCTCGGCGCCCTGGACCGATTCGGAAACATTATTTACAGCCGGTAAGGATTACTGGCCAGTGCGGAACAGAGTGGAAGCGGCGGCCTTGCTAGTGCAACTTCTCTCCCGGCCCAAGCAACGAAAGGAGTTGGGGCGTCAGGGCGCCGCGACGGTTGCCGCGCGCCATACATGCGGGCATCGCGCCCAGGAACTGGAGGCTATCTGTCACGATCTGGGCTGA
- a CDS encoding glycosyltransferase has translation MRILMTADATGGVGVFAGELAEGLRARGHEVRVVVFSPRRPRLQLDGAAIWAPFRLEWMDENGAAEIPAAEAEAGRAFLSHMGRTWRPEILHSNHFAYCGALAGVPTVLTVHSDVISWWHRVRGVAPLDNGYQRWYAQLAREALECAAVVVTPSEVAKNDVRARWPKSGEIEVIPNGRTMEGIPSVPKQPVALAVGRLWDAGKGIALLGGLDGSGLELLVAGERRHPLEGWEAAVPAGTRWLGSLPAEELQQCLAQARVYIGTSVYEPFGLAVLEAALCGCALLLRDIASWRELWGPAAVFYANSRQLEQLLQRAAREPGWAESLGQAARLRARQCYSAVRMAEAYADVYQQAKGGG, from the coding sequence ATGCGGATTCTGATGACCGCCGACGCCACCGGGGGCGTGGGCGTATTTGCGGGCGAACTGGCGGAGGGACTGAGGGCGCGCGGCCATGAGGTGCGGGTGGTGGTGTTTTCGCCGCGGCGTCCGCGGTTGCAGCTAGACGGCGCGGCAATATGGGCACCGTTCCGGCTGGAATGGATGGACGAGAATGGCGCAGCCGAAATACCGGCCGCGGAGGCGGAGGCAGGGCGGGCGTTTCTGAGCCACATGGGCCGTACCTGGCGGCCGGAGATCCTGCACAGCAACCATTTTGCGTACTGCGGAGCCTTGGCGGGCGTGCCGACGGTGCTGACGGTCCACAGTGACGTGATTTCGTGGTGGCATCGGGTGCGTGGCGTGGCGCCTCTGGATAATGGCTATCAGCGCTGGTATGCCCAACTCGCGCGGGAGGCGCTGGAGTGTGCCGCGGTAGTGGTGACGCCGTCGGAAGTGGCTAAGAACGACGTGCGGGCGCGTTGGCCGAAATCAGGAGAGATTGAGGTGATTCCGAATGGGCGGACGATGGAAGGCATTCCGAGCGTGCCAAAGCAGCCGGTGGCGCTGGCGGTGGGGCGGCTGTGGGATGCGGGCAAAGGGATCGCGCTGCTGGGCGGCCTCGATGGCAGCGGATTGGAACTGCTGGTGGCCGGAGAACGGCGGCATCCGCTGGAGGGCTGGGAGGCTGCGGTCCCGGCAGGCACGCGCTGGCTGGGTAGTCTGCCGGCGGAAGAATTGCAGCAGTGCCTGGCGCAGGCGCGCGTTTATATCGGCACGAGCGTGTATGAACCATTTGGGTTAGCGGTGCTGGAAGCGGCACTGTGCGGCTGTGCGCTGCTGTTGAGGGATATTGCGTCATGGCGGGAGCTATGGGGGCCGGCGGCCGTGTTCTATGCGAACTCGCGGCAGCTCGAGCAACTATTGCAGCGGGCGGCGAGGGAACCGGGCTGGGCAGAGAGTCTCGGGCAGGCGGCACGACTGCGGGCACGGCAGTGCTACTCGGCGGTGCGCATGGCCGAGGCGTACGCAGATGTTTACCAGCAAGCCAAAGGCGGTGGCTGA
- a CDS encoding NAD-dependent epimerase/dehydratase family protein — MKSNGHAGGVLITGGAGFLGSHLARRLLAAGYRVRLLDCLDPQVHPEGVASYLPAAAELQVGDVCDRAAVERALEGISHVVHFAAIVGVGQSMYQIARYNRTNLQGTAVLLESLLARQRRPGSGLARLLLAGSMSIYGEGRYRCSTCGQEQTVGARAIEQLRRQEWDNRCPRCGTVLAPEPTDEAKAPQLGSMYALTKRVQEQMCLLFGRTYQLPTVVLRFFNAYGPHQALANPYTGVAAVFAAELLAGRRPQVFEDGKQLRDFVSVHDVTAACQLALEGEPGTGQIFNVASGQTVTVAELAGRLARALERELEPQITRQFRLGDARHCIADIAAARTQLGYRPQVSLEQGLVELAAWLRQQVKGKRQPGAVAALTQEGATAELRAFGLTD, encoded by the coding sequence ATGAAGAGTAATGGTCATGCCGGCGGGGTACTGATCACGGGAGGCGCGGGATTTCTGGGCTCCCATCTCGCGCGGCGGTTGCTGGCGGCGGGCTACCGGGTACGATTATTGGACTGTCTGGACCCGCAGGTGCACCCGGAGGGTGTGGCCTCCTATTTGCCCGCCGCGGCCGAATTGCAGGTCGGGGATGTCTGCGACCGGGCGGCGGTGGAACGGGCGCTGGAGGGCATCAGTCATGTCGTGCACTTCGCTGCGATAGTGGGGGTGGGGCAGTCGATGTACCAGATTGCCCGCTACAACCGCACGAATCTGCAGGGCACGGCGGTCTTGCTGGAAAGCCTGTTGGCGCGGCAGCGGCGGCCAGGGAGCGGCTTGGCGCGGCTGCTGCTGGCGGGCTCGATGTCGATCTATGGCGAGGGCCGGTATCGCTGTAGCACGTGCGGGCAAGAGCAAACGGTGGGAGCGCGAGCGATCGAGCAACTACGGCGGCAGGAATGGGATAACCGCTGCCCGCGGTGCGGAACAGTGCTGGCGCCGGAGCCGACCGATGAGGCCAAAGCGCCGCAGTTGGGGTCGATGTATGCGCTGACCAAGCGGGTGCAAGAGCAGATGTGCTTGCTGTTCGGGCGGACCTACCAGCTTCCGACGGTGGTGCTGCGGTTTTTCAATGCCTACGGTCCGCATCAGGCGTTGGCGAACCCTTACACCGGAGTGGCGGCGGTATTTGCCGCGGAGCTGTTGGCGGGCCGGCGACCGCAGGTCTTCGAGGACGGCAAACAGTTGCGGGATTTCGTCAGTGTGCATGACGTCACGGCAGCGTGCCAGTTGGCGCTGGAGGGTGAACCAGGGACGGGGCAGATTTTCAATGTGGCCAGCGGCCAGACGGTGACGGTGGCGGAGCTGGCGGGGCGACTGGCGCGGGCCTTGGAACGCGAACTGGAGCCGCAGATCACGCGGCAGTTCCGGCTGGGAGACGCGCGCCACTGTATTGCCGACATTGCGGCGGCACGCACGCAACTGGGGTATCGGCCGCAGGTATCGCTGGAGCAGGGCCTGGTGGAGCTGGCAGCGTGGCTGCGGCAGCAAGTGAAGGGGAAGCGGCAGCCGGGAGCGGTAGCGGCACTGACGCAGGAAGGCGCGACCGCGGAGCTGCGGGCCTTTGGACTGACCGACTGA